A single window of Nicotiana tomentosiformis chromosome 1, ASM39032v3, whole genome shotgun sequence DNA harbors:
- the LOC138905409 gene encoding uncharacterized protein has translation MPYAEACEILDEMVETLSAWQCRANVPQGDPNMIHLHKELQDHGQAIAELTTTMTQLAKAQLNQVQSPKKVNVMEGVNMMVNKRRTKGPQVQNRMKNYAQKDSGFDHDDSSNEQEEEDKTPLPKPPPPYPQRLTKQNSENQFKKFIQMMKSLSINVPLVEALEKMPIYAMFLKDLVTKKRSMNFEMIKLSHQVSAIVHSMAPKLENPGAFPIPCIIGSAEFAKALCDLGETDFVILDCEVDYEVTIILGRPFLAAGKNLCDVEARELTFRVGDE, from the exons atgccttatgcagAGGCGTGCGAGATCTTGGATGAGATGGTAGAAACGTTATCGGCATGGCAATGccgggccaatgttccacaaggtgatccaaacaTGATTCatcttcacaaagaattgcaagaccatgggcaagccattgccgagttgacaaccaccatgacgcaactagcaaaggcccaactaaatcaagtgcaaagTCCCAAGAAAGTAAATGTCATGGAGGGAGtgaatatgatggtgaacaagaggaggactAAAGGCCCACAAGTGCAAAATCGAATGAAGAATTATGCGCAAAaagatagtggttttgatcaTGATGATTCTtctaatgaacaagaagaggag GATAAgacaccattgcctaagcctccacctccataccctcaaagacttacCAAGCAAAATAgtgaaaaccaattcaagaagtttattcaaatgatgaagagtctctcaatcaatgtgccattagttgaagctttggagaaAATGCCCATTTATGCAATGTTCTTGAAGGATCTCGTGACAAAGAAGcgatcaatgaattttgaaatgatCAAACTctctcatcaagtgagtgcaattgtgcattcaatggctcctaagttggagaaTCCCGGTGCTTTCCCGATTCCTTGTATAATTGGAAGTgctgagtttgctaaagctctttgtgatcttggagaaa cggattttgtcattctagattgtgaagttgattatgaggtaacgattattcttggaagacctttccttgctgcAGGGAAgaatctttgtgatgttgaagctaGAGAACTTACATTTCGGGTTGGTGATGAATAA